The following proteins are encoded in a genomic region of Ammospiza caudacuta isolate bAmmCau1 chromosome 3, bAmmCau1.pri, whole genome shotgun sequence:
- the CHGB gene encoding secretogranin-1: MGPPALLALLAAAALAGASTVPVEKDHTEEMVTRCIVEVLSNALSKPNAPPINPECKEILKKSDKNDRERSENAQPEVRHPKDPAETEKHPPGSMEKEQRQAEEESEKYLEGGDEEKLAHEEGKSEEEEAGHHTPAQDETLHVEEKKHYQEIGREEERNYHSEEESKEGKCCEDVEAAVVTKKSHSEGMSVDEFRGGNDQSPRGRWHLEEGMQSPSKQIREGEEGEEGRSEKYHHESQERGFSHQQQREASEESEEREEGKEPFKGKGYHGRHRGGDSSEEKRGHGGERGEPAGGSHPGEANLWEQWKHRQKHEEESEEKGGSPGRRGPEGLQQEGPAEQGSEELSWQESRDEENKRHHHSEESSEKWHEERRQHSGSHHPGGRMPLTEGSQEELARYLSQERQRRVGGRARGGNRQQEGAQKAREHKGQASRHYSTEDSLEEEEVEKKHHSSDQVENEEEERFAEREEYRGHLPAEKEKRTAASYRPFYPLVWWKSQHLDKRDSAGEQLLEGREEGRPALSEKSLFPEYNDYEWWSEKQIQSALKHRRSEKRNPGKANRYDVERQYNKMDQLAQLLNYRKKSAELPGLYSSGEDLKKRRVAGNDRRSLSQRPLTEEEEKQLENLATMDLELQSIAEKINSLRRG; this comes from the exons ATGGGGCCGCCGGCGCTGCTCGCCCTCCTGGCGGCCGCCGCCCTGGCAG GTGCCAGCACAGTTCCAGTGGAAAAAGACCATACTGAAGAAATG GTGACGCGGTGCATTGTGGAGGTTCTGTCCAACGCTCTGTCTAAGCCCAATGCACCCCCCATTAATCCTGAATGCAAAGAAATCCTGAAGAAGA GTGATAAAAATGACAGAGAGAGAAGTGAAAACGCACAGCCTGAAGTGAGGCATCCCAAGGACCCAGCAGAGACTGAAAAACATCCTCCTGGGAGCATGGAGAAAGAACAGAGGCAGGCAGAAGAGGAATCTGAAAAGTATTTGGAAGGAGGTGATGAGGAGAAACTTGCTCATGAGGAAGGTAAaagcgaggaggaggaggctggacACCACACACCTGCTCAGGATGAGACACTTcatgtggaagaaaaaaagcactaCCAGGAAAttgggagagaggaggagaggaattACCACAGTGAGGAGGAAAGCAAAGAGGGGAAGTGTTGTGAGGATGTGGAGGCTGCTGTTGTCACCAAGAAGTCCCACTCTGAGGGCATGAGCGTGGATGAGTTCCGTGGTGGGAATGATCAGAGCCCCAGGGGCcgctggcacctggaggagggaATGCAGAGCCCTTCCAAACAAATTCGGGAAGGTgaagagggagaggaaggaaggagtgagAAATACCACCATGAGTCTCAGGAACGTGGGTtctcccaccagcagcagcgtGAAGCATCTGAGGAGAGTGAAGaaagagaggagggaaaggagccCTTCAAAGGCAAAGGTTATCATGGGAGGCACAGGGGGGGTGACTCCAGTGAAGAGAAGAGGGGCCATGGTGGTGAGAGGGGGGAACCAGCAGGGGGATCACACCCGGGGGAGGCCAATCTCTGGGAGCAGTGGAAGCACCGACAGAAACATGAGGAAGAGTCTGAGGAGAAGGGTGGCTCTCCTGGCAGGCGTGGGCccgaggggctgcagcaggaggggcctgcagagcagggcagtgaggagctcagctggcaggagagcagggacgAGGAAAACAAGAGGCACCACCACAGTGAGGAGAGCAGTGAGAAGTGGCACGAggagaggaggcagcacagTGGATCCCACCATCCTGGGGGCAGGATGCCCCTTACTGAGGGaagccaggaggagctggccaGGTACCTCAGCCAGGAGAGGCAGCGCCGTGTGGGAGGGAGAGCCCGCGGAGGGAACAGGCAACAGGAGGGGGCCCAGAAGGCTCGAGAGCACAAGGGCCAGGCCAGCAGGCACTACAGCACTGAGGacagcctggaggaggaggaggtggaaaaGAAGCATCACAGCAGTGACCAGGTTGAAaatgaagaggaggaaaggTTTGCAGAGAGAGAGGAGTACAGAGGCCATCTCCCcgcagagaaagagaagagaactGCAGCATCCTACAGGCCGTTCTACCCACTGGTGTGGTGGAAAAGCCAGCACTTGGACAAGAGGGACAGTGCAGGGGAGCAGCTtctggagggcagggaggaaggcaggCCTGCCCTGAGCGAGAAGAGCCTTTTCCCTGAGTACAATGACTACGAGTGGTGGTCAGAAAAGCAAATCCAGAGCGCTCTGAAGCACAGGCGCAGCGAGAAGAGGAATCCTGGCAAAGCGAACAGATACGATGTGGAAAGGCAGTACAACAAGATGGATCAACTTGCACAACTTCTCAACTACAGGAAGAAGTCAGCTGAACTCCCAGGGCTGTACAGCTCTGGAGAAGACCTGAAGAAGCGTCGGGTGGCTGGCAATGACAGAAGGAGCCTAAGCCAG